Sequence from the Pontibacter pudoricolor genome:
ATTTAATAGAATGAAACGGCCTTGCCCCAAGCGGACAATTCTGCAAAGCTATAGTTTACGCTATAGTTCTATAGTTGGCGTTTTAACCCACCCCTGCCTCTCCGAGGAGGGGAAATTCGGCTGGTGCTATAGTTATAGTTGGCATTATAGTCTTATAATTTAAGCCTGTCGAGCGGACAGGTCGCGACCTGTCCCTATGGAAATACGACCACGATAAAGCGATGCAACTATAGCTGTTCTGCCAATTATAGTTTAGCTATCGAACGGATCACAGTCTTTGGGTTGAGCGCCTTTGATTTGTTGCGGTGCCGCCAGGCAACCCGAGGAACGAGGGTAGCAAGAAAGCAGCAGCGCGATTCCCTTATCGAGGGCCCCTACCCCAAGACGGGGCCTCCCGGCCGTGAGGGCATCAAAGCCAACTATAGAACTGTAGGTTAGTAAAGCTCCCAGGATTAGAATCGGCTATAGAAGAAAAGGCTAGGTTCAAGGAGTAGAAAATCAAACTATAGAACCAAGATTTCTCCTAACGTCAAAATAACAAATGGTAGATCACAAGCAGATGGTGTCGTGAATCCTGGGTTAATTAAACTCAACTTTATATATAGTCATACGTTTATGTGTTTATGTAAACAGCAGTATGTTAGTGTTTTATAGCTTAGCTTATGTGTTAAACTTTACAAATAATAAACGATGAACAGAGTTTTAGGAAATTACAGTCCGCACCTTTACGCGGTACTCCGCATTGTAGCCGGGCTACTGTTTGCCATGCACGGCACTCAGAAATTGTTTGGCTGGCCGGGTGGCGGCGATACCGTAGAACTTGCGTCGCTGATGGGGCTGGCAGGAATTATAGAGTTTGTAGGAGGCCTGATGATCGCTTTCGGTTTATTTGCCAGCTGGGCCGCTTTTGTAGCCAGTGGCGAGATGGCAGTTGCTTACTTTATAATGCACGCGCCGCATGGTGCATGGCCAATTCTTAACAAAGGCGAGCTAGCCGTACTTTACTGCTTCCTGTTCCTGTACATGGCCGCTCGCGGATCCGGCATCTGGAGCATTGATGCTGCCCGGCACCGGGGCACAGTAGCTGACACTGACGTGCATCGCTCTCGAATCTAAGCCATACGTTTAAAACTTTTCGCGTATAGTATAGTTTGTGTACGAACCAGCGCAGTGGCTTTTACAGGCACCTGCACTGGCTCGTATAGCTACTTAAATTTCTGTAACCACAGCAAACTATATTTATGGCAGATAACACTTCATTCAATAAGACATTTACAATTGGCAACGACCTTACAGTTAACCGGATGGGATTTGGAGCCATGCGCATTACCGGCGAGGGCATCTGGGGACCACCAAAAGATCACGACGAAGCTATACGCGTACTGCAACGAACTGTAGAATTAGGCATAAACTTTATAGATACTGCTGATAGTTACGGGCCCAATGTGTCGGAAGAGCTGATCGCGGAAGCACTTTACCCTTACCCCAAAGACCTGGTTATTGCTACAAAAGGCGGCCTTACGCGCACCGGGCCTAACGTATGGCCAATTAATGCCGACCCCGACTATTTGCAAAGAGCACTGGAAGGAAGTTTGAAGCGCTTAAAGCAGGACCGCATCGATCTTTACCAACTGCATCGGGTGGATCCGGAAGTGCCTTATGAGAAAACCCTTGAGTTTCTGCAGCGCGCTCAGGAAGAAGGACTGGTGAAGCATATCGGTTTATCGGAAGTAACGATTGACCAGATCAAAAAAGCACAGGAGTATTTCAACGTAGTGTCGGTACAAAATAAGTACAGCGTTGATTTCCGGACAAAGTGGGAAGAGGAACTGAAGTTCTGTGAAGAACAGGACATGGCGTTTATCCCCTGGAACCCGATAAATGCAGGCAATGTAGGCGCCATCGATAAACTGACGGAGATCGGTAAAAAGTATGATGCCTCTGCGCATCAGGTAGCACTAAGCTGGCTGCTGCATCACTCGCCAAACATCCTGCTGATACCGGGCACCTCTAAAGTCAAACACCTCGAAGAAAACTACAGAGCAGCATCTATCAATCTCTCTGAAGAAGACCTGCAACAACTGAATGCCATAAAGCAATCGGAAAAGTAAGAAACAGGCTTAAAAGTGACAAAATAAGTAAGATCCCGGTAGCGCTAAGTTACAGGGATCTTTCTTTGTAAATCACCCGCAGCCATCCTGCCGTTGTTAGCGTTTTCACCGACAACTATTTTTCCCTAACAAGTGCTTGCCGGTGAAAACACGCTGCAAGGGCATTCTTCATCCATTTTCCAAATTGCTGTTTCGTACATCTGTGTCAGAAACTTTGCCTGCTGCGGGCATCCTTGTCCGCGCAAATGAAAAGCATATCTAGGGGATAAGGAAGTCCCATGCAGCGTACATTCGGACCTGGAAGTCCGAAAGAGCATTAAGTAAGTTTAGAGTAAGTAAAGGTCACGGAAGCATACTGTTATCGGGATTTTTATTGTTACAAGCGGCACTACGTTAATAACTACAATTAAACTATAGTTTGAGGCTTAAATACCATTATTTAAATATAGCAGTTTACTTTAAAAGTACAATTTATGCAACTTTGATACTATAGATTAGTATCTACCTAAACATAATTTGTATGCTTTCCGGCCAAAGGTTATCTGCCATTGGCCAATTTTAGCATTTAAAACGATGTATATGTCTCAAATAAACTGAAAACAAACTTATGCTGGCAATGAACTACCGGGGTCCGAAAAGGGTCCGAATTGAAGAAAAACCAATGCCTGAAATTCTGCATCCCGAAGATGCCATTGTTCGGGTATTACGCTCCTGCATCTGTGGGTCTGACCTGCACTTATACAATGGCAACGTACCGGATACGCGCGTAGGCACCACCTTCGGGCACGAATTTGTGGGAGAAATAGTAGAGATCGGCTCTGAAGTTACGAAGGTAAAAGTGGGCGATAATGTGCTGGTGCCTTTTAATATTTCGTGTGGTAAATGCGTTTTCTGTAAACAGGAACTGTATGGTAACTGCCACGAATCTAATCCGGAGGCAACAGCTGTAGGGGCTATTTATGGTTACTCGCATACGGCTGGTGGTTACCATGGCGGACAGGC
This genomic interval carries:
- a CDS encoding aldo/keto reductase, which codes for MADNTSFNKTFTIGNDLTVNRMGFGAMRITGEGIWGPPKDHDEAIRVLQRTVELGINFIDTADSYGPNVSEELIAEALYPYPKDLVIATKGGLTRTGPNVWPINADPDYLQRALEGSLKRLKQDRIDLYQLHRVDPEVPYEKTLEFLQRAQEEGLVKHIGLSEVTIDQIKKAQEYFNVVSVQNKYSVDFRTKWEEELKFCEEQDMAFIPWNPINAGNVGAIDKLTEIGKKYDASAHQVALSWLLHHSPNILLIPGTSKVKHLEENYRAASINLSEEDLQQLNAIKQSEK
- a CDS encoding DoxX family protein, whose protein sequence is MNRVLGNYSPHLYAVLRIVAGLLFAMHGTQKLFGWPGGGDTVELASLMGLAGIIEFVGGLMIAFGLFASWAAFVASGEMAVAYFIMHAPHGAWPILNKGELAVLYCFLFLYMAARGSGIWSIDAARHRGTVADTDVHRSRI